In a genomic window of Taeniopygia guttata chromosome 11, bTaeGut7.mat, whole genome shotgun sequence:
- the DPY19L3 gene encoding protein C-mannosyl-transferase DPY19L3 isoform X2: protein MTTIRQRRVGKGTEAAEDQPSEETNVKPDGKILPDPPGGKVWNILSITVGGIVAISLGLLTSVYVATLHENDLWFSNIKEVEREISFRTECGLYYSYYKQMIQAASIQQGIVNCKQYLEPVYFYIYTLFGLQAVYVIALYVTSWLLSGTWLSGLLAACWYITNRVDTTRVEFTIPLRENWALPFFAVQIAAITYLLRNHLQPAQQRLALMAVFIATFLFSLTWQFNQFMMLIQALALFILDCLDMLPTAKVTWLYLIQISGLLLVCVLQFFNSMILGSLLISFNVSVLIARKIQKNLKKGGLLNRFGKLILHVLLVLCLTLLINKFIKKILNLESDEHIFKFLKAKFGFGATRDFDANLYLCEEAFGLLPLNTFSRLSSTLLFYVYGFVLFLLTVAAVIVAFRNLSGSDQVHFKEKMEEYTVTLKPDAAYSLVHTVLFGCLALSTMRMKYLWTSHMCVFASFGLCSTEVWKLILKCLHLYTSQRTQVIKYSIPIITLLYISFKFWPGIMDELSELREFYDPDTVELMNWIKSNTPNTAVFAGSMQLLAGVKLCTGRTLTNHPHYEDKNLRERTKQIYQIYAKRSPGDVYGILRSFGTDYVILEDSICYERRHSRGCRLRDLLDVANGHIMDGLGENEPDLKPSLYPRFCEEIKKNLPSYTMHFTRVFQNKTFHVYKLAKHK, encoded by the exons ATGACAACCATAAGACAGAGAAGGGTTGGAAAAGGCACAGAAGCAGCTGAAGATCAGCCTTCAGAGGAGACAAATGTGAAGCCTGATGGAAAAATTCTGCCTG ATCCTCCAGGTGGAAAGGTGTGGAACATACTCTCCATAACTGTTGGTGGAATTGTTGCCATCTCTCTTGGACTTCTCACTTCTGTTTATGTGGCTACACTGCATGAAAATGACCTGTGGTTTTCCAATATCAAG GAGGTCGAAAGAGAAATTTCATTCAGAACTGAGTGTGGACTTTATTATTCGTACTACAAACAGATGATTCAGGCTGCTTCCATACAGCAAGGTATTGTAAATTGTAAA CAATACCTAGagcctgtttatttttatatctacaCTTTGTTTGGACTTCAGGCAGTTTATGTCATTGCTCTGTATGTAACAAGCTGGCTTCTTAGTGGAACATGGCTTTCAGGGTTGTTGGCAGCTTGCTGGTATATTACAAACAG AGTAGATACTACAAGGGTAGAATTCACCATTCCTTTAAGGGAGAACTGGGCACTGCCATTCTTTGCTGTTCAGATAGCAGCCATCACATACCTACTCAGAAATCATCTACAGCCTGCTCAACAA AGGCTCGCACTCATGGCTGTATTCATAGCAACGTTTCTCTTCAGCCTGACTTGGCAGTTTAACCAGTTTATGATGCTGATACAAGCATTGGCATTGTTCATACTGGACTGCTTGGACATGCTTCCCACAGCAAAG GTTACATGGCTCTATCTCATTCAGATTTCTGGGTTACTGCTGGTCTGTGTCCTGCAGTTCTtcaattctatgattcttggATCATTACTTATAAGTTTTAATGTTTCTGTCTTAATAGCAAGAAAAATCCAG aAAAACCTAAAAAAGGGTGGCTTGCTTAATAGGTTTGGGAAGCTTATCCTCCATGTTCTACTAGTCCTGTGCTTGACTCTTCtaataaataaattcattaaG AAAATTCTTAATCTTGAGTCAGATGAGCATATATTCAAATTCCTGAAAGCAAAATTTGGATTTGGAGCAACAAG agattttGATGCTAACCTGTATCTTTGTGAAGAAGCCTTTGGTTTGCTGCCTTTAAATACTTTCTCAAGACTCTCCAGTACATTACTTTTTTATGTCTATGGATTTGTTCTCTTCCTTCTGACAGTAGCAGCTGTAATTGTTGCCTTTCGGAACCTCAG TGGTTCAGATCAAGtccattttaaggaaaaaatggaagaatatACAGTGACCCTGAAGCCTGATGCTGCCTACAGCTTAGTTCACACAGTTCTTTTTGGATGCCTGGCATTAAGCACAATGAG GATGAAGTACCTCTGGACATCCCACATGTGTGTATTTGCATCCTTTGGCCTGTGCAGTACAGAGGTTTGGAAACTCATCCTCAAGTGTCTCCATCTCTACACGTCCCAGAGG ACACAGGTGATTAAGTATTCTATACCAATAATTACATTACTGTACATTTCATTTAAg TTCTGGCCAGGAATAATGGATGAACTGTCAGAGCTGAGAGAATTCTATGACCCAGACACTGTGGAGCTGATGAACTGGATTAA GTCAAACACTCCAAACACAGCAGTGTTTGCTGGGAGCATGCAGCTGTTGGCAGGAGTCAAATTGTGCACTGGACGGACCCTAACCAACCATCCCCACTATGAGGATAAGAATCTGAGAGAGAGAACAAAGCAG ATCTACCAGATCTATGCCAAGCGCTCTCCCGGTGACGTGTACGGCATCCTGCGCTCCTTTGGCACGGACTACGTGATCCTGGAGGACAGCATTTGCTACGAGAGGAGGCACAGCAGGGGCTGCCGCCTGCGTGACCTGCTGGATGTGGCCAACGGACAC ATCATGGATGGCTTGGGAGAGAATGAACCTGATTTGAAACCTTCCTTGTATCCTCGCTTCtgtgaggaaattaaaaaaaaccttccttCTTACACCATGCACTTCACCAGGGTGTTTCAGAACAAAACATTCCATGTTTACAAACTTGCCAAGCATAAATAA
- the DPY19L3 gene encoding protein C-mannosyl-transferase DPY19L3 isoform X1, whose amino-acid sequence MTTIRQRRVGKGTEAAEDQPSEETNVKPDGKILPDPPGGKVWNILSITVGGIVAISLGLLTSVYVATLHENDLWFSNIKEVEREISFRTECGLYYSYYKQMIQAASIQQGLHGLVYDNKTESVRTINILERMNVYQEVFLSILYRILPIQQYLEPVYFYIYTLFGLQAVYVIALYVTSWLLSGTWLSGLLAACWYITNRVDTTRVEFTIPLRENWALPFFAVQIAAITYLLRNHLQPAQQRLALMAVFIATFLFSLTWQFNQFMMLIQALALFILDCLDMLPTAKVTWLYLIQISGLLLVCVLQFFNSMILGSLLISFNVSVLIARKIQKNLKKGGLLNRFGKLILHVLLVLCLTLLINKFIKKILNLESDEHIFKFLKAKFGFGATRDFDANLYLCEEAFGLLPLNTFSRLSSTLLFYVYGFVLFLLTVAAVIVAFRNLSGSDQVHFKEKMEEYTVTLKPDAAYSLVHTVLFGCLALSTMRMKYLWTSHMCVFASFGLCSTEVWKLILKCLHLYTSQRTQVIKYSIPIITLLYISFKFWPGIMDELSELREFYDPDTVELMNWIKSNTPNTAVFAGSMQLLAGVKLCTGRTLTNHPHYEDKNLRERTKQIYQIYAKRSPGDVYGILRSFGTDYVILEDSICYERRHSRGCRLRDLLDVANGHIMDGLGENEPDLKPSLYPRFCEEIKKNLPSYTMHFTRVFQNKTFHVYKLAKHK is encoded by the exons ATGACAACCATAAGACAGAGAAGGGTTGGAAAAGGCACAGAAGCAGCTGAAGATCAGCCTTCAGAGGAGACAAATGTGAAGCCTGATGGAAAAATTCTGCCTG ATCCTCCAGGTGGAAAGGTGTGGAACATACTCTCCATAACTGTTGGTGGAATTGTTGCCATCTCTCTTGGACTTCTCACTTCTGTTTATGTGGCTACACTGCATGAAAATGACCTGTGGTTTTCCAATATCAAG GAGGTCGAAAGAGAAATTTCATTCAGAACTGAGTGTGGACTTTATTATTCGTACTACAAACAGATGATTCAGGCTGCTTCCATACAGCAAG GTTTACATGGTTTAGTATATGACAATAAAACTGAATCTGTGAGGACAATTAACATACTTGAAAGAATGAATGTTTACCAGGAGGTGTTTCTCAGCATTCTGTATAGGATTCTTCCAATTCAG CAATACCTAGagcctgtttatttttatatctacaCTTTGTTTGGACTTCAGGCAGTTTATGTCATTGCTCTGTATGTAACAAGCTGGCTTCTTAGTGGAACATGGCTTTCAGGGTTGTTGGCAGCTTGCTGGTATATTACAAACAG AGTAGATACTACAAGGGTAGAATTCACCATTCCTTTAAGGGAGAACTGGGCACTGCCATTCTTTGCTGTTCAGATAGCAGCCATCACATACCTACTCAGAAATCATCTACAGCCTGCTCAACAA AGGCTCGCACTCATGGCTGTATTCATAGCAACGTTTCTCTTCAGCCTGACTTGGCAGTTTAACCAGTTTATGATGCTGATACAAGCATTGGCATTGTTCATACTGGACTGCTTGGACATGCTTCCCACAGCAAAG GTTACATGGCTCTATCTCATTCAGATTTCTGGGTTACTGCTGGTCTGTGTCCTGCAGTTCTtcaattctatgattcttggATCATTACTTATAAGTTTTAATGTTTCTGTCTTAATAGCAAGAAAAATCCAG aAAAACCTAAAAAAGGGTGGCTTGCTTAATAGGTTTGGGAAGCTTATCCTCCATGTTCTACTAGTCCTGTGCTTGACTCTTCtaataaataaattcattaaG AAAATTCTTAATCTTGAGTCAGATGAGCATATATTCAAATTCCTGAAAGCAAAATTTGGATTTGGAGCAACAAG agattttGATGCTAACCTGTATCTTTGTGAAGAAGCCTTTGGTTTGCTGCCTTTAAATACTTTCTCAAGACTCTCCAGTACATTACTTTTTTATGTCTATGGATTTGTTCTCTTCCTTCTGACAGTAGCAGCTGTAATTGTTGCCTTTCGGAACCTCAG TGGTTCAGATCAAGtccattttaaggaaaaaatggaagaatatACAGTGACCCTGAAGCCTGATGCTGCCTACAGCTTAGTTCACACAGTTCTTTTTGGATGCCTGGCATTAAGCACAATGAG GATGAAGTACCTCTGGACATCCCACATGTGTGTATTTGCATCCTTTGGCCTGTGCAGTACAGAGGTTTGGAAACTCATCCTCAAGTGTCTCCATCTCTACACGTCCCAGAGG ACACAGGTGATTAAGTATTCTATACCAATAATTACATTACTGTACATTTCATTTAAg TTCTGGCCAGGAATAATGGATGAACTGTCAGAGCTGAGAGAATTCTATGACCCAGACACTGTGGAGCTGATGAACTGGATTAA GTCAAACACTCCAAACACAGCAGTGTTTGCTGGGAGCATGCAGCTGTTGGCAGGAGTCAAATTGTGCACTGGACGGACCCTAACCAACCATCCCCACTATGAGGATAAGAATCTGAGAGAGAGAACAAAGCAG ATCTACCAGATCTATGCCAAGCGCTCTCCCGGTGACGTGTACGGCATCCTGCGCTCCTTTGGCACGGACTACGTGATCCTGGAGGACAGCATTTGCTACGAGAGGAGGCACAGCAGGGGCTGCCGCCTGCGTGACCTGCTGGATGTGGCCAACGGACAC ATCATGGATGGCTTGGGAGAGAATGAACCTGATTTGAAACCTTCCTTGTATCCTCGCTTCtgtgaggaaattaaaaaaaaccttccttCTTACACCATGCACTTCACCAGGGTGTTTCAGAACAAAACATTCCATGTTTACAAACTTGCCAAGCATAAATAA